A single region of the Nocardioides ochotonae genome encodes:
- the ribH gene encoding 6,7-dimethyl-8-ribityllumazine synthase gives MSGAGAPTQHPVDCHDLRVAVVAATWHEQVMDGLLAGAERAFADYKVEAPVVVRVPGTFELPVVASALAAQGHDAVIALGVVIRGGTPHFEYVCSAATDGLTRVALDHTVAIGFGVLTCDDDLQALDRAGLAGSREDKGYEATAAALLTAQTLKRVKRGYDA, from the coding sequence ATGAGCGGCGCCGGAGCACCCACCCAGCACCCCGTCGACTGCCACGACCTGCGGGTCGCGGTGGTCGCGGCCACGTGGCACGAGCAGGTCATGGACGGCCTGCTCGCCGGCGCGGAGCGGGCCTTCGCCGACTACAAGGTGGAGGCGCCCGTGGTGGTTCGGGTGCCGGGCACCTTCGAGCTGCCCGTCGTGGCCTCGGCGCTCGCCGCCCAGGGGCACGACGCGGTGATCGCGCTGGGTGTGGTCATCCGCGGCGGCACGCCGCACTTCGAGTACGTCTGCAGCGCGGCCACCGACGGGCTGACCCGGGTCGCGCTCGACCACACGGTCGCAATCGGCTTCGGCGTGCTCACCTGCGACGACGACCTGCAGGCGCTGGACCGCGCCGGGCTGGCCGGCTCGCGCGAGGACAAGGGCTACGAGGCCACCGCGGCCGCGCTGCTCACCGCGCAGACCCTCAAGCGGGTCAAGCGCGGCTACGACGCCTGA
- a CDS encoding response regulator: MLVVDDDDSIREITRIALEMVGGWRVVVATGGCEALSLAKEHPVDAVLLDVMMPEMDGPTTFRHLRAEPETADLPVVLLTAKVQTGDHQVWDGMDVAGVISKPFDPMTLAGDVAALLGWSAQAS, from the coding sequence GTGCTCGTCGTCGACGACGACGACTCGATCCGGGAGATCACCCGGATCGCCCTCGAGATGGTCGGCGGCTGGCGAGTGGTCGTCGCCACCGGCGGCTGCGAGGCCCTGAGCCTGGCGAAGGAGCACCCGGTCGACGCCGTGCTCCTCGACGTGATGATGCCGGAGATGGACGGCCCGACGACGTTCCGGCACCTGCGCGCGGAGCCCGAGACCGCCGATCTCCCGGTGGTGCTGCTCACCGCGAAGGTGCAGACCGGCGACCACCAGGTGTGGGACGGCATGGACGTCGCCGGCGTGATCTCGAAGCCCTTCGACCCGATGACCCTCGCCGGCGACGTCGCCGCGCTCCTGGGCTGGAGCGCTCAGGCGTCGTAG
- a CDS encoding pyruvoyl-dependent arginine decarboxylase: MSTTPPPAAYLPSTGGVDITLRKAVGLGRTRLAAFDHALLGAGIADRNLIVLSSVIPPGSQIRLVEDVEAEPIGGGHGDRLFCVLAAAYAEAPGQEAWAGIGWVVDDATGAGLFVEHVATSEAELEHLIHATLGDMVVNRGGGYGPVQTLTTSATFVDRPTAALTVAAYTTIPWSTDVR; this comes from the coding sequence TTGAGCACCACCCCTCCACCGGCGGCCTACCTTCCGAGCACCGGCGGCGTGGACATCACGTTGCGCAAGGCGGTCGGCCTCGGCCGCACCCGCCTGGCGGCGTTCGACCACGCTCTGCTCGGTGCCGGCATCGCCGACCGCAACCTGATCGTCCTGTCCTCGGTGATCCCGCCCGGCAGCCAGATCCGCCTGGTCGAGGACGTCGAGGCGGAGCCGATCGGCGGCGGCCACGGCGACCGGCTGTTCTGCGTGCTCGCCGCGGCGTACGCCGAGGCGCCGGGCCAGGAGGCCTGGGCGGGCATCGGCTGGGTCGTCGACGACGCGACCGGCGCCGGCCTGTTCGTCGAGCACGTCGCCACCTCCGAGGCCGAGCTGGAGCACCTGATCCACGCCACCCTCGGCGACATGGTGGTCAACCGCGGCGGCGGCTACGGCCCCGTGCAGACGCTGACCACCTCGGCCACCTTCGTGGACCGTCCCACCGCCGCGCTCACGGTGGCGGCGTACACCACCATCCCCTGGAGCACCGATGTCCGCTGA
- a CDS encoding sensor histidine kinase, which translates to MSNGAALADEQRRFGVAVVVAVLLAATFGALLLPGLPESVRTGASSAGLITSALVGTVSFVPRIRSTRGRRQGSWLLIAAAGLTAAFGNTWAAFVGSTSFVSERTVSDLTIATALVLSTAALLGFPTPRRRGIDRSLLVLDCIVITGGVLVMASGMVYERILSAGEPAGLPTLVIPALDLLLATVALLLFLRSSPADRRQFGLIAAGFVMYTMSDLAFAVLTVEGTFAFGTPLDLGWIAGYLLIGLAAWYPRVERAPDPGALETSDARDVIFVYAVVLLAGVVQLVQPVEHRFGQAQGILWCVLMLAVGARQVLLTLDNTRLRRGLERRVREQTADLRRMARQNQVLVSSVGDGIYGVDEHGALTFLNPSGARALGYRPDDLLGRDAHQLFHAPALDGAAYPWSGCYVAEAISEGKVAVAENDTYVRADGHTFPVEITASPLVDRDDDREGDEVVRGAVVVFRDMTQRREVDRMKNEFVSVVSHELRTPLTSIRGSLGLLAGGALGPLEPAAQSMANVALESTERLTRLINDILDLERIESENVPLDLSTHDALDLITASAVELAAMAQDVGVTIEIGEASGRVVADRDRVAQALTNLIGNAVKFSDPGSRVTLCAEPSTDEVTFRVVDTGRGIPPDRLEAVFERFQQVDSTDAREKGGTGLGLTISRGIIERHGGRIWAESAVGAGTTVSFTLPTPHVNRPGPRTLPTISLLGGDPVTVARLRASLEDGGHACVLDGGAGASTAALTVLLDPVDDSDPVRLPEAIGTAVSRAGGAHPLDAGLVALDDAATPDPRTGPVLAYRRVGTSSPVHELLGTIQALAAATRHTNGEPS; encoded by the coding sequence ATGAGCAACGGGGCGGCGCTCGCCGATGAACAGCGCCGTTTCGGCGTCGCCGTGGTCGTGGCGGTGCTGCTCGCGGCGACCTTCGGCGCCCTGCTCCTGCCCGGTCTGCCGGAGTCGGTCCGTACGGGCGCGAGCTCGGCCGGCCTGATCACCTCGGCCCTGGTGGGCACGGTCAGCTTCGTCCCCCGCATCCGGAGCACCCGCGGTCGTCGGCAGGGCTCCTGGCTGCTCATCGCCGCGGCCGGGCTCACCGCCGCCTTCGGCAACACCTGGGCCGCCTTCGTCGGCTCGACCTCGTTCGTCTCCGAGCGCACGGTGAGCGACCTGACGATCGCGACCGCCCTGGTGCTGTCGACCGCCGCGCTGCTGGGCTTCCCGACGCCGCGGCGCCGCGGCATCGACCGGTCCCTCCTGGTGCTGGACTGCATCGTGATCACCGGCGGCGTGCTCGTGATGGCGTCGGGCATGGTCTACGAGCGGATCCTCAGCGCCGGCGAGCCCGCCGGCCTGCCGACCCTGGTCATCCCGGCCCTGGACCTGCTGCTCGCGACCGTCGCGCTGCTGCTCTTCCTGCGCAGCAGCCCCGCGGACCGCCGCCAGTTCGGGCTCATCGCCGCCGGCTTCGTCATGTACACGATGTCGGACCTGGCCTTCGCCGTGCTCACCGTCGAGGGGACCTTCGCCTTCGGCACGCCGCTCGACCTCGGCTGGATCGCCGGATACCTGCTGATCGGGCTCGCCGCCTGGTACCCGCGCGTCGAGCGGGCCCCGGACCCCGGTGCCCTGGAGACCTCCGATGCCCGCGACGTGATCTTCGTGTACGCCGTGGTCCTGCTCGCCGGCGTGGTCCAGCTCGTCCAGCCCGTGGAGCACCGCTTCGGCCAGGCCCAAGGGATCTTGTGGTGCGTGCTCATGCTCGCCGTCGGCGCGCGCCAGGTGCTGCTGACCCTCGACAACACCCGGCTGCGCCGCGGTCTCGAGCGCCGGGTCCGCGAGCAGACCGCGGACCTGCGCCGGATGGCGCGGCAGAACCAGGTCCTGGTCTCCTCGGTCGGCGACGGGATCTACGGCGTCGACGAGCACGGCGCGCTCACCTTCCTCAACCCCTCGGGCGCCCGGGCACTGGGCTACCGACCCGACGACCTGCTCGGCCGTGACGCCCACCAGCTCTTCCACGCACCGGCCCTCGACGGCGCGGCGTACCCGTGGAGCGGCTGCTACGTCGCAGAGGCGATCAGCGAGGGCAAGGTGGCCGTGGCCGAGAACGACACCTACGTGCGCGCCGACGGCCACACCTTCCCCGTCGAGATCACCGCCAGTCCGCTGGTGGACCGCGACGACGACCGCGAGGGCGACGAGGTGGTCCGTGGCGCGGTGGTGGTCTTCCGTGACATGACGCAGCGCCGCGAGGTCGACCGGATGAAGAACGAGTTCGTCTCGGTGGTCAGCCACGAGCTGCGCACCCCGCTGACCTCGATCCGCGGCTCGCTCGGCCTGCTCGCGGGCGGCGCGCTCGGCCCCCTGGAGCCCGCGGCGCAGTCGATGGCGAACGTGGCGCTGGAGAGCACCGAGCGCCTCACCCGGCTGATCAACGACATCCTCGACCTCGAGCGCATCGAGTCCGAGAACGTGCCGCTCGACCTGTCGACCCACGACGCGCTCGACCTGATCACCGCCTCCGCCGTCGAGCTCGCGGCCATGGCCCAGGACGTGGGCGTGACCATCGAGATCGGCGAGGCCTCCGGACGGGTGGTCGCCGACCGCGACCGGGTCGCCCAGGCGCTGACGAACCTGATCGGCAACGCGGTCAAGTTCTCCGATCCCGGCAGTCGCGTCACCCTGTGCGCCGAGCCCTCGACCGACGAGGTCACCTTCCGCGTCGTCGACACCGGCCGCGGGATCCCCCCCGACCGCCTCGAGGCGGTCTTCGAGCGCTTCCAGCAGGTCGACTCCACCGACGCACGGGAGAAGGGCGGCACCGGGCTCGGGCTCACCATCAGCCGCGGCATCATCGAGCGTCACGGCGGGCGCATCTGGGCCGAGAGCGCGGTGGGCGCAGGCACCACCGTCTCCTTCACCCTGCCCACCCCGCACGTGAACCGCCCCGGACCGCGGACCCTGCCGACGATCTCCCTGCTCGGCGGCGACCCGGTGACGGTCGCCCGGCTCCGCGCGAGCCTCGAGGACGGCGGGCACGCCTGTGTCCTCGACGGAGGGGCCGGCGCCTCCACCGCGGCGCTCACGGTGCTCCTCGACCCGGTCGACGACTCCGACCCGGTACGCCTGCCCGAGGCCATCGGGACCGCCGTGTCCCGCGCGGGCGGCGCCCACCCGCTCGACGCCGGCCTGGTGGCCCTGGACGACGCCGCCACCCCGGACCCCCGCACGGGGCCCGTCCTGGCCTACCGCCGCGTCGGCACCAGCTCACCCGTGCACGAGCTCCTCGGCACGATCCAGGCCCTCGCGGCCGCAACCCGACACACGAACGGAGAGCCCTCTTGA
- a CDS encoding phosphoribosyl-ATP diphosphatase — protein sequence MKTFDELWSELSEKARTRPAGSGTVAQLDAGVHAIGKKLVEEAAESWMAAEHEGKERAAEEISQLLYHAQVLMLASGLELDDVYTHL from the coding sequence GTGAAGACGTTCGACGAGCTCTGGTCCGAGCTGTCCGAGAAGGCTCGGACCCGCCCTGCAGGATCCGGCACCGTGGCCCAGCTCGACGCCGGGGTCCATGCGATCGGCAAGAAGCTGGTGGAGGAGGCGGCCGAGTCCTGGATGGCCGCCGAGCACGAGGGCAAGGAGCGGGCGGCCGAGGAGATCAGCCAGCTGCTCTACCACGCCCAGGTGCTCATGCTGGCCTCCGGCCTCGAGCTCGACGACGTCTACACCCACCTGTAG
- the hisG gene encoding ATP phosphoribosyltransferase: MLRVAVPNKGSLSQSAQEILREAGYRQRVDSKQLALTDAENGVEFFYLRPRDIALYVGKGTLDVGITGRDLLQDSGAEADEVLPLGFGRSRFRFAGPSGVFGSVADLEGKRIATSYDGVVRAFLDERGIKADVVRLDGAVETSIQLGVADAIADVVETGSTLRQAGLEVFGDTILESEAVVITRGADVPAGYETFKRRIDGVLVARSYVMMDYDIDRERVQTAVALTPGIESPTVSPLHREGWVAVRAMVPRAGSQRLMDQLWEIGARGILLTEINACRL, encoded by the coding sequence CTGCTCCGCGTCGCGGTGCCCAACAAGGGCTCGCTGTCGCAGTCCGCGCAGGAGATCCTGCGCGAGGCCGGCTATCGCCAGCGCGTCGACTCCAAGCAGCTGGCGCTCACCGACGCCGAGAACGGCGTGGAGTTCTTCTACCTGCGCCCCCGCGACATCGCGCTCTACGTCGGCAAGGGCACCCTCGACGTCGGCATCACCGGCCGTGACCTGCTCCAGGACTCCGGCGCGGAGGCCGACGAGGTGCTCCCGCTCGGCTTCGGGCGCAGCCGGTTCCGCTTCGCCGGGCCGAGCGGCGTCTTCGGCTCCGTGGCCGACCTCGAGGGCAAGCGCATCGCCACGTCGTACGACGGGGTCGTGCGGGCGTTCCTCGACGAGCGCGGCATCAAGGCCGACGTGGTGCGCCTCGACGGCGCCGTCGAGACCAGCATCCAGCTCGGCGTCGCCGACGCGATCGCCGACGTGGTGGAGACCGGCAGCACGCTGCGCCAGGCCGGGCTCGAGGTCTTCGGCGACACGATCCTGGAGTCCGAGGCCGTGGTCATCACCCGCGGCGCGGACGTCCCGGCGGGCTACGAGACCTTCAAGCGCCGCATCGACGGCGTCCTCGTGGCGCGCAGCTACGTGATGATGGACTACGACATCGACCGCGAGCGCGTCCAGACCGCGGTGGCGCTGACCCCCGGCATCGAGAGCCCGACCGTCTCGCCCCTGCACCGCGAGGGCTGGGTGGCCGTGCGGGCCATGGTGCCCCGCGCCGGCTCGCAGCGGCTGATGGACCAGCTCTGGGAGATCGGTGCCCGCGGGATCCTGCTGACGGAGATCAATGCCTGCCGGCTCTGA
- a CDS encoding PH domain-containing protein: protein MPAGSEATGLPELPRTWRPLGPRLAGILFGSALAIVCVVTWFTFDAETRAKFTVFQISTILFLAGLAAVAMNALVRSRVVGTREGLVIINGYKRREVDWAEVIAVRLPQGAPWATLDLSDGTTVPAMGIQGSDGARAHQAVRELRVLAQHYSGPTSQS from the coding sequence ATGCCTGCCGGCTCTGAGGCCACCGGCCTCCCCGAGCTCCCGCGGACCTGGCGTCCGTTGGGCCCCCGCCTCGCGGGCATCCTGTTCGGGTCCGCGTTGGCGATCGTCTGCGTGGTCACCTGGTTCACCTTCGACGCGGAGACCCGGGCGAAGTTCACGGTCTTCCAGATCTCCACGATCCTCTTCCTCGCCGGGCTCGCGGCCGTGGCGATGAACGCCCTGGTTCGCTCCCGGGTCGTCGGCACCCGCGAGGGCCTGGTGATCATCAACGGCTACAAGCGCCGCGAGGTGGACTGGGCCGAGGTGATCGCGGTGCGGCTGCCGCAGGGCGCGCCGTGGGCCACGCTCGACCTCAGCGACGGCACCACGGTGCCGGCCATGGGCATCCAGGGCTCCGATGGCGCCCGCGCCCACCAGGCCGTGCGCGAGCTGCGCGTGCTGGCCCAGCACTACTCCGGGCCGACCAGCCAGTCCTGA
- a CDS encoding aldose 1-epimerase family protein, which produces MLPPSGEQFEISAGGYHAVVTEGGAALRSLTYGGRELVDGFGEHEMASGGRGQVLVPWPNRLRDGRYRFRGREHQLPLTEPSRHNASHGLARWAPWTLEEHTSRSVALVHRLMAQSGYPWTVDLRIVYDLSADGLTVTQTATNHSPEPAPYASGAHPYLRVGSGTVDHLELTLPAATRALTDERLLPAGTEPVEGTEYDFRVTRPLRDLALNHAFTDLQRDAEGIATTALRDPASGLGVALWVDEGHPWLQLYTADDVPATARRSIAVEPMTAPADAFNSGIDLVELGPAGSPADELSVAWGIRALD; this is translated from the coding sequence GTGCTTCCTCCCAGTGGTGAACAGTTCGAGATCTCGGCCGGCGGCTACCACGCCGTGGTGACCGAGGGCGGGGCCGCGCTGCGCTCGCTCACCTACGGCGGGCGCGAGCTCGTCGACGGCTTCGGGGAGCACGAGATGGCCAGCGGCGGGCGGGGTCAGGTGCTCGTGCCGTGGCCGAACCGGCTCCGCGACGGGCGCTACCGCTTCCGTGGTCGTGAGCACCAGCTGCCGCTGACCGAGCCGAGCCGGCACAACGCCTCCCACGGCCTGGCGCGCTGGGCCCCGTGGACCCTGGAGGAGCACACCTCCCGGTCGGTCGCGCTGGTGCACCGGCTGATGGCCCAGAGCGGCTACCCGTGGACCGTCGACCTGCGCATCGTCTATGACCTCTCCGCCGATGGGCTCACGGTCACCCAGACCGCCACCAACCACTCCCCCGAGCCCGCGCCGTACGCCAGCGGGGCGCACCCCTACCTCCGGGTCGGCAGCGGCACCGTGGACCATCTGGAGCTCACCCTCCCGGCGGCGACGCGCGCGCTCACCGACGAGCGGCTGCTGCCCGCGGGCACCGAGCCCGTGGAGGGCACCGAGTACGACTTCCGGGTGACCCGGCCGCTGCGCGACCTCGCCCTCAACCACGCCTTCACCGACCTCCAGCGCGACGCGGAGGGCATCGCCACGACGGCGCTGCGCGACCCCGCCAGCGGCCTCGGCGTGGCCCTGTGGGTCGACGAGGGCCACCCGTGGCTCCAGCTCTACACCGCCGACGACGTCCCGGCCACGGCGCGCCGCTCGATCGCCGTGGAGCCGATGACCGCGCCCGCCGACGCCTTCAACAGCGGGATCGACCTCGTCGAGCTCGGCCCGGCGGGCAGCCCGGCCGACGAGCTCAGCGTCGCCTGGGGCATCCGGGCGCTCGACTGA
- a CDS encoding nucleoside/nucleotide kinase family protein encodes MATASPSDPAAAVDPAQQAREVLSLARSRPARLGAGRLVCLDGPAGSGKSTLGAAVLAAAPEATLVHTDDLLDGWDGLPALPATLAALLAPLARGEHTAYRRYDWHAGRFGDRVDLAPGPLLVLEGVGSGTRLLDPVRSVLVWVDAPAALRRERWLARDGEASEPHRERWVPAEQRLFEAEQTRNRADLLLDGSRRTVT; translated from the coding sequence GTGGCCACGGCCTCGCCTTCTGACCCGGCTGCCGCCGTCGACCCGGCGCAGCAGGCCCGCGAGGTGCTCTCCCTGGCGCGCTCGCGGCCGGCGCGACTCGGCGCCGGTCGCCTGGTGTGCCTCGACGGGCCGGCCGGCTCGGGCAAGAGCACGCTGGGCGCCGCCGTGCTCGCGGCGGCGCCGGAGGCGACCCTCGTGCACACCGACGACCTGCTCGACGGCTGGGACGGCCTGCCGGCCCTGCCCGCGACCCTCGCCGCGCTCCTCGCGCCGCTGGCCCGCGGCGAGCACACCGCCTACCGCCGCTACGACTGGCACGCCGGGCGTTTCGGCGACCGCGTCGACCTCGCCCCGGGACCGCTGCTGGTGCTGGAGGGGGTCGGGTCCGGCACTCGTCTGCTGGACCCCGTGCGCAGCGTGCTGGTCTGGGTCGACGCGCCCGCCGCGCTGCGCCGGGAGCGGTGGCTGGCCCGCGACGGCGAGGCCTCCGAGCCGCACCGGGAGCGCTGGGTCCCTGCCGAGCAGCGGCTGTTCGAGGCCGAGCAGACCCGGAACCGGGCCGACCTGCTGCTCGACGGCTCCCGGCGTACGGTCACCTGA
- a CDS encoding amino acid deaminase/aldolase, translating to MPAEVTPGAGATDGDVYRAAARNRLWSRLDAAVTAYDGPLATPLVVVDLDAFDANADDLARRAAGVPIRVASKSVRVPALLERVLARPGFRGVLAFTLAEALWLEDRGVTDDLLVAYPSVDRDAFARLVASPRAAGRITVMVDSLEHLAVIDSVRSSHAVPVRVAIDVDAGLRVGPAHVGPKRSPLHRPDQVLDLARAVQARDGFHLVGVMTYEGQVAGLPDAVPTRRARSLVVRGLKSASTSQLAGRRRAIAEALAELGGLELWNAGGSGSIEASAEDPVVTEVSAGSGLMVPTLFDHYRSFSPRPAAFYGLPVTRRPGHGMVTVHGGGLVASGPAGADRLPLPWAPAGLHLLPLEGAGEVQTPLAGAGADHLAIGDLVWFRHAKSGELFEHTTSAHLLRGDRIVDRVTTYRGHGLAF from the coding sequence ATGCCCGCCGAGGTCACGCCGGGCGCCGGTGCGACTGACGGGGACGTCTACCGCGCCGCCGCGCGCAACCGTCTCTGGAGCCGCCTCGACGCCGCCGTGACGGCGTACGACGGCCCGCTGGCCACCCCGCTGGTGGTGGTCGACCTCGATGCCTTCGACGCCAACGCCGACGACCTGGCCCGGCGCGCGGCGGGGGTGCCGATCCGGGTGGCCTCGAAGTCCGTGCGCGTGCCCGCGCTGCTGGAGCGGGTGCTCGCCCGGCCGGGGTTCCGCGGCGTGCTCGCCTTCACCCTCGCCGAGGCGCTGTGGCTGGAGGACCGCGGCGTCACCGACGACCTCCTGGTGGCCTATCCGAGCGTCGACCGGGACGCGTTCGCCCGGCTGGTGGCCTCCCCGCGCGCCGCCGGGCGGATCACGGTGATGGTCGACTCCCTCGAGCACCTCGCCGTCATCGACTCGGTCCGCAGCTCCCACGCCGTACCCGTCCGGGTCGCGATCGACGTCGACGCGGGCCTGCGGGTCGGTCCCGCCCACGTCGGCCCGAAGCGCTCGCCGCTGCACCGCCCCGACCAGGTCCTCGACCTCGCACGGGCCGTGCAGGCCCGCGACGGCTTCCACCTGGTCGGCGTGATGACCTACGAGGGACAGGTCGCCGGCCTCCCCGACGCGGTGCCGACCCGACGCGCCCGCTCGCTGGTGGTCCGCGGCCTCAAGTCGGCCTCGACCTCCCAGCTCGCCGGGCGACGCCGCGCGATCGCCGAGGCGCTGGCCGAGCTCGGCGGGCTCGAGTTGTGGAACGCCGGCGGCTCCGGCTCGATCGAGGCCTCCGCCGAGGACCCGGTCGTCACCGAGGTCAGCGCCGGGTCCGGGCTGATGGTGCCGACCCTGTTCGACCACTACCGCTCGTTCTCACCGCGACCGGCCGCCTTCTACGGCCTCCCGGTGACCCGCCGGCCGGGGCACGGCATGGTCACCGTGCACGGCGGTGGGCTGGTCGCCTCCGGTCCCGCCGGCGCCGACCGGCTCCCGCTGCCCTGGGCACCTGCCGGGCTGCACCTGCTCCCCCTCGAGGGCGCCGGCGAGGTGCAGACCCCGCTGGCGGGGGCCGGCGCCGACCACCTCGCGATCGGCGACCTGGTCTGGTTCCGCCACGCCAAGTCCGGGGAGCTCTTCGAGCACACCACCAGCGCCCACCTGCTGCGCGGGGACCGGATCGTCGACCGGGTCACCACCTACCGTGGCCACGGCCTCGCCTTCTGA
- a CDS encoding cellulose synthase → MDDVTWTALTLTLTLLGGIWTWFAFRRRGLAAGLRGAGITLLPIAAYLTDTLRMFTRIVDAVSDWAVRLVFSPTVWAGVILAAIGIALIVVAGLLDARSDARPAAAAGRRSGALPGSTKAGSTKAGTKGGAAGSTGDKELDEIEALLRRRGIS, encoded by the coding sequence GTGGACGACGTCACCTGGACAGCACTCACGCTCACGCTGACGCTGCTCGGCGGCATCTGGACCTGGTTCGCGTTCCGACGACGCGGTCTGGCGGCCGGCCTGCGGGGCGCGGGCATCACGCTGCTGCCGATCGCCGCCTACCTGACCGACACGCTGCGGATGTTCACGCGCATCGTCGACGCCGTCTCCGACTGGGCGGTGCGCCTGGTGTTCAGCCCCACCGTGTGGGCGGGCGTGATCCTGGCCGCGATCGGCATCGCGCTGATCGTGGTCGCCGGGCTCCTCGACGCCCGCAGCGACGCCCGTCCCGCGGCCGCTGCCGGTCGCCGCTCGGGTGCGCTGCCCGGCTCGACGAAGGCCGGCTCGACGAAGGCCGGCACCAAGGGTGGCGCTGCCGGCAGCACCGGTGACAAGGAGCTCGACGAGATCGAGGCGCTGCTGCGCAGGCGCGGAATCTCCTGA
- a CDS encoding SseB family protein, giving the protein MSENSREDHSGHGDHGPRRLLGPAFPDDTGQQDPALVAALTAYAAGTGGRAAVLAALVGTRLLVPVVAVLGEVEVGEDGLAREKSSDMAAVLMTTPDGRRGLLAFTGTEPMRTWNPEARPVPVTAQAAAQSAIQEEASALVIDIAGPARLVVEGNDLRAVAHGWRPAVVDGEPVWLAPAPDVQPEAESSEDT; this is encoded by the coding sequence ATGTCCGAGAACTCCCGCGAGGATCACAGCGGCCACGGCGATCACGGTCCGCGCCGGCTGCTCGGTCCGGCGTTCCCCGACGACACCGGTCAGCAGGACCCGGCGCTGGTCGCCGCGCTGACGGCGTACGCCGCCGGCACGGGCGGGCGGGCCGCCGTGCTCGCAGCGCTGGTCGGCACCCGGCTCCTGGTGCCGGTGGTCGCGGTGCTCGGCGAGGTGGAGGTCGGCGAGGACGGTCTCGCGCGTGAGAAGAGCAGCGACATGGCGGCGGTGCTGATGACCACCCCCGACGGCCGGCGCGGGCTGCTGGCGTTCACCGGCACCGAGCCGATGCGCACCTGGAACCCCGAGGCGCGTCCGGTGCCGGTCACCGCGCAGGCCGCCGCGCAGTCGGCGATCCAGGAGGAGGCCTCGGCGCTGGTCATCGACATCGCCGGCCCGGCCCGCCTGGTCGTGGAGGGCAACGACCTGCGCGCCGTGGCCCACGGGTGGCGCCCCGCCGTGGTCGACGGGGAGCCGGTCTGGTTGGCGCCCGCGCCCGACGTGCAGCCCGAGGCGGAGTCCAGCGAGGACACGTGA
- the infC gene encoding translation initiation factor IF-3, which produces MTAEAFLSWWPWWPGHGEGRPATAPSGGHISTELRINDRIRVSEVRLVGPNGETVGIVPTADALRLAQEADLDLVEVAPTARPPVCKLMDYGKFKYENAQKAREARRNQTNVIIKEMKLRPKIDAHDYETKKGHVVRFLKAGDKVKITIMFRGREQHRPELGFRLLQRLAEDVADLGFVESSPKQDGRNMIMVLGPHKKKADAKVDMQAAKEAKASERADVEAAERAERDAAHLAGPVAKKKERGRSENLDPEIEA; this is translated from the coding sequence GTGACAGCGGAAGCCTTTTTGTCGTGGTGGCCCTGGTGGCCGGGACACGGCGAGGGACGTCCGGCCACAGCCCCATCAGGAGGACACATCAGCACCGAGCTTCGTATCAACGACCGGATCCGGGTTTCCGAGGTCCGCCTCGTTGGACCCAATGGCGAGACCGTCGGCATCGTGCCGACGGCCGACGCGCTGCGCCTCGCGCAGGAGGCCGACCTCGACCTGGTCGAGGTCGCTCCGACTGCGCGCCCCCCGGTCTGCAAGCTCATGGACTACGGGAAGTTCAAGTACGAGAACGCCCAGAAGGCTCGTGAGGCGCGCCGCAACCAGACGAACGTGATCATCAAGGAGATGAAGCTTCGTCCCAAGATCGACGCGCACGACTATGAGACGAAGAAGGGCCACGTGGTCCGCTTCCTCAAGGCCGGCGACAAGGTCAAGATCACGATCATGTTCCGTGGTCGCGAGCAGCACCGCCCCGAGCTGGGCTTCCGTCTCCTCCAGCGTCTGGCGGAGGACGTCGCCGACCTGGGCTTCGTGGAGTCCTCGCCCAAGCAGGACGGGCGCAACATGATCATGGTCCTGGGCCCGCACAAGAAGAAGGCCGACGCGAAGGTCGACATGCAGGCCGCCAAGGAGGCCAAGGCCTCCGAGCGTGCCGACGTCGAGGCAGCCGAGCGCGCCGAGCGCGACGCCGCCCACCTGGCTGGCCCGGTGGCGAAGAAGAAGGAGCGCGGCCGCTCCGAGAACCTCGATCCCGAGATCGAGGCCTGA
- the rpmI gene encoding 50S ribosomal protein L35, whose amino-acid sequence MPKNKSHSGAGKRFRVTGSGKILREKAGKRHNLEKKASKVTRRLTGTVEVAKADVPRAKKLLGR is encoded by the coding sequence ATGCCGAAGAACAAGAGCCACTCCGGTGCCGGCAAGCGCTTCCGCGTGACCGGCTCGGGCAAGATCCTTCGCGAGAAGGCTGGCAAGCGCCACAACCTCGAGAAGAAGGCCTCCAAGGTCACGCGTCGCCTCACCGGCACGGTCGAGGTCGCCAAGGCCGACGTGCCGCGCGCGAAGAAGCTGCTCGGTCGCTGA